In one Asterias amurensis chromosome 9, ASM3211899v1 genomic region, the following are encoded:
- the LOC139941456 gene encoding uncharacterized protein, with amino-acid sequence MSTLHKQSKRPWGTITKPDSMHLGYQKSTAYEVDQVVNRLYYVPKAKEAKYSRNNPKMSNTDIRKLIERLTKNSSEKVTDSKRVPEGKLKEIGVLNSFAWKGYN; translated from the coding sequence ATGTCTACTCTACACAAGCAATCTAAACGCCCGTGGGGAACAATCACCAAGCCAGACTCCATGCACTTGGGCTATCAGAAGAGTACAGCTTACGAGGTAGACCAGGTTGTCAATCGTCTTTACTATGTACCAAAGGCCAAGGAGGCCAAATACTCAAGGAACAACCCCAAAATGAGTAACACTGACATCAGGAAACTCATTGAGAGACTCACTAAGAACTCATCAGAAAAGGTGACAGACTCTAAACGTGTTCCAGAAGGGAAGCTTAAAGAAATCGGGGTACTGAACTCTTTCGCGTGGAAAGGATACAACTGA